The genomic segment GTGTCCGCGTCGGAGTCCTCGATGATGCCGATGAGTGCGGTGACCCCGAGCCCGATCGACTCCGGCTCGACCTCGGCCCGGTACGCCCGGATCACGCCGCTGGACTCCAGCTTGCCGACCCGCTCGTGCACGGCCGGGGCGGAGAGGCCGACCTGACGGGCCAGCTCGGCGTACGACAGACGGGCGTTGCCCCGCAACAGCTCCACGAGGCTCAGGTCGATCGTGTCCACGGAGAGTGACCCTATCCGTTCGGCGACCACGGAATACGGTCGGTACCCGTGGACCGGCCCTTCACAAACGTACGATCACGGGGGTTCTCCGCCGGTACCATTTCCTATCCTTCCCAGTGTGTGCGTTTTTCGCGTTTGGCGGACACGTCCGGTAGCCGGTGCTGTAATTGCCATACGTCCCTCATGACGGCTCTGGGCTCGCACCGGCCGGGGGCAGTGTGTTCAGCCGGGGGCTTCGTCGACGCGAGGAGGGGGCTGTGGACACTGGAGATCGCCTGCTGACACCGGGTGAGGTCGCTGCGCTGTTTCGGGTTGACCCGAAGACCGTGACCAGATGGGCAGCGGCCGGCCGGATCGGCAGTATCCGGACTCCAGGAGGGCACCGCCGGTTTCGGGAATCCGAGGTGCGGGCCCTGCTCGAGGGGGAGGGCATGCTGGACGAGGCGGAGGACATGGGCAAGGCCCGCAACATGGGCCCGACCGCTTCCACCGGCCCCGGACCGGCGAACGCCGGCATGTACTGAACGTGCGGGGCGCGGTCCGGTCGAGGGCCGCGCCCCCGCACGTCGGCCACGGGTCCG from the Micromonospora sp. WMMA1947 genome contains:
- a CDS encoding Lrp/AsnC family transcriptional regulator, producing the protein MDTIDLSLVELLRGNARLSYAELARQVGLSAPAVHERVGKLESSGVIRAYRAEVEPESIGLGVTALIGIIEDSDADTDDVLESFRRIPEIESCYFMAGVESFLLKARVGTIAELEQLIVRLNRTAGVASTRTSIALSTKWENRPQPLEPPTA
- a CDS encoding BldC family transcriptional regulator, producing MDTGDRLLTPGEVAALFRVDPKTVTRWAAAGRIGSIRTPGGHRRFRESEVRALLEGEGMLDEAEDMGKARNMGPTASTGPGPANAGMY